A genomic segment from bacterium encodes:
- a CDS encoding pyridoxal-phosphate dependent enzyme, which yields AVWPSTGNYARGGVAIARIMGCRGIAVLPEGMSRERFEWLERRVAAPDDIVRTPGTESNVKEIYDACRDLAADPRNVVFNQFSEFGNHLIHYACTGRAMETIFEALAAHRPRLRLRAFVSASGSAGTLGAGDYLKERRESLIVAVEALECPTMLYNGFGQHNIQGIGDKHIPLIHNVMNTDVVTAVSDRTTDRLDLVFNTPQGREHLLRHRAVPLETVSALSALGLSGICNVVAAIKVARYFKYGPDDVVMTVATDSTEMYDSERRKALLKYFPRGFDAMGAAEAFGECVLGMDDQHLRECSEMERNRIFNLGYFTWVEQQGVPLDWFNQRREQRFWQDLRTTLPAWDDMIRDFNERTRAAEV from the coding sequence GTGCAGTGTGGCCCTCCACCGGGAACTACGCGCGGGGCGGTGTCGCTATCGCGCGAATCATGGGCTGCCGCGGCATCGCGGTGCTACCCGAAGGGATGAGCCGGGAGCGCTTCGAGTGGCTGGAGCGGCGCGTCGCTGCGCCGGACGACATCGTCCGTACTCCGGGTACGGAGAGCAACGTCAAGGAGATCTACGATGCGTGCCGCGATCTCGCAGCGGATCCGCGCAACGTGGTGTTCAACCAGTTCTCGGAGTTCGGCAATCACCTGATCCACTATGCCTGCACCGGCCGGGCTATGGAGACCATCTTCGAGGCGCTCGCAGCCCACCGGCCGAGGCTGCGCCTGCGCGCGTTCGTGTCTGCCTCCGGTTCGGCCGGGACGCTCGGCGCCGGCGACTACCTCAAAGAGCGCCGGGAATCGCTGATCGTGGCCGTGGAAGCGCTGGAGTGTCCGACCATGCTGTACAATGGGTTTGGACAGCACAATATCCAGGGCATCGGCGACAAGCATATCCCGCTGATCCACAACGTCATGAACACGGACGTCGTCACCGCGGTTTCCGATCGCACCACGGACCGGCTCGATCTCGTGTTCAACACGCCGCAGGGCCGAGAGCACCTGCTGCGACATCGCGCGGTGCCGCTCGAGACCGTGTCCGCGCTGTCCGCGCTGGGCCTCTCTGGCATCTGCAACGTGGTCGCGGCGATCAAGGTCGCGAGATACTTCAAATACGGCCCAGATGACGTTGTCATGACGGTGGCGACGGACTCCACGGAGATGTACGACAGCGAACGGCGAAAGGCGCTGCTTAAGTACTTCCCTCGCGGGTTCGACGCCATGGGCGCCGCGGAAGCGTTCGGCGAATGTGTCCTGGGTATGGACGACCAGCACCTGCGGGAGTGCTCCGAAATGGAACGCAATCGCATCTTCAACCTGGGGTACTTCACGTGGGTTGAGCAGCAGGGCGTGCCGCTCGATTGGTTCAACCAACGGCGGGAGCAGCGTTTCTGGCAGGACCTCCGCACGACGCTGCCCGCCTGGGACGATATGATTCGTGACTTCAACGAACGAACTCGTGCCGCGGAAGTCTAA